The following are encoded together in the Citrobacter arsenatis genome:
- a CDS encoding VOC family protein, translated as MFDHVKIGVSDYEKSKIFFLNALQPLGVKLIDEGTPSYGVEMGSDNVSLCLFHTNDKPAPLHLAFVAKTRQQVDEFYNAALRTGAQDNGAPGLRSYSENYYAAFVIAPDGHNIEAVCHAPD; from the coding sequence ATGTTCGATCATGTGAAAATCGGTGTAAGTGATTACGAAAAAAGTAAAATTTTCTTTCTCAACGCGCTTCAGCCGCTTGGCGTAAAACTCATCGATGAAGGCACACCAAGCTACGGTGTTGAAATGGGTTCCGACAATGTTTCACTTTGTCTGTTCCACACGAATGACAAACCGGCCCCTCTGCATCTGGCGTTTGTCGCGAAAACCCGGCAGCAAGTTGATGAATTTTACAATGCTGCTTTGCGCACAGGAGCCCAAGATAACGGAGCACCTGGCTTACGTTCCTATAGCGAAAACTACTATGCCGCATTTGTCATTGCACCTGATGGCCATAATATTGAGGCGGTCTGCCATGCGCCGGACTGA
- a CDS encoding AI-2E family transporter, translating to MRFNGLTKGFFIFILALVTWAFFDVLSPYFSAILWAAILTTIFNPVKNRLRSALGERNGLASLLTIGIICLIVFIPLMIILSSLAIELNVVYAKLQQNDTQFPEVVTSIISYLPGWARGFLAEHNLDNVAQIQKKLSDVVLQGGQYLAGSAFLIGKGTFGFAISFGIMLYLLFFLLKDGPYLVRQILDSLPLSDFAKQHLFAKFVGVTRATVKGTAVVALVQGILGGIAFAIVDIDGSVLWGALMAFLSLVPAVGSAIVWVPAAIFLFATHQLWQGLFIVGFFVIIVGLVDNILRPLLVGKDTKMPDYLILITTLGGMEIYGINGFVIGPLIAALFITCWNLFSGRDHEGNVEGIDEAFMEEGKNPPDL from the coding sequence ATGCGATTTAACGGACTGACTAAAGGCTTCTTCATTTTCATACTTGCCCTCGTGACCTGGGCGTTCTTCGATGTATTGTCCCCCTACTTTTCCGCCATTTTGTGGGCCGCAATCCTAACCACTATTTTTAATCCGGTGAAAAACAGACTGCGCAGCGCGCTTGGCGAACGCAACGGGCTGGCGTCACTGCTCACCATCGGCATCATCTGTCTGATTGTCTTTATCCCACTGATGATAATCCTCTCTTCATTGGCTATTGAGTTGAACGTGGTGTATGCCAAATTACAACAAAATGACACTCAATTCCCGGAAGTGGTCACTTCCATTATTTCGTATCTTCCGGGCTGGGCAAGGGGATTCCTCGCAGAACATAATCTGGATAACGTCGCGCAGATTCAGAAAAAACTGTCCGACGTGGTCCTGCAAGGTGGACAGTACCTCGCAGGCAGCGCGTTCCTGATTGGTAAAGGGACATTCGGCTTTGCTATTAGCTTTGGCATCATGCTGTATCTGCTGTTTTTCTTACTGAAGGACGGACCGTACCTGGTACGCCAGATTCTGGACTCATTACCACTTTCTGATTTTGCCAAGCAGCACCTGTTTGCCAAATTCGTCGGCGTCACGCGGGCAACGGTTAAGGGCACGGCGGTAGTGGCATTGGTTCAGGGTATTCTAGGTGGCATCGCGTTTGCCATTGTTGATATCGACGGTAGCGTGCTGTGGGGCGCGCTGATGGCGTTTCTCTCCCTCGTGCCCGCCGTCGGTTCAGCGATAGTCTGGGTACCAGCGGCAATATTCCTCTTCGCCACCCACCAGCTATGGCAAGGTCTGTTTATCGTCGGCTTCTTCGTGATTATCGTCGGGTTGGTGGACAATATTCTGCGCCCGCTGCTGGTAGGTAAAGACACCAAAATGCCGGACTACCTGATCCTGATTACCACCCTCGGCGGCATGGAGATCTACGGCATTAACGGCTTTGTGATTGGTCCTCTGATTGCTGCGCTGTTCATAACCTGCTGGAATCTGTTTTCCGGGCGTGACCATGAGGGTAACGTGGAAGGAATTGACGAAGCCTTTATGGAAGAAGGAAAAAATCCTCCAGATTTATGA